From the genome of Halobacteriovorax marinus SJ:
GAGTAGATCAATAATATCTTCACAGAGGTTTCTTTTATATGCACTAGAAACCTCTACAACCAGTCCTGGACAAGTAATATTTACTTCAGAAATTGAATCTCCTAAGATATCAAATGCAATCCAATGAACTCCATAACCAGCAAGTTCATTACAAATCTTTTCGCACTCTCTTCTTTGATTTTCATTTAAGTCGTAACGTGAATAACTCGCCCCCTGAGCAATATTGGCCAAGTACTCACCCTTCTTAGGAACTTTTAAAATAGAGCCTAGCTCCTTCCCCTTAAAGTAGAAGCTTCTCACTTCTCCTTGCTCAACAACTTTCGCAAATGGTTGTGCTACAACAGGGCCTTGATATTGCTTAACCTTATCTTCAAAAATAGCAGCATAATCATCATCAAGAGATATCTTCTGTACTCCAATTCCTTGATAAAGGTCTAAGGGCTTCAGAATTAGCTCTCTATGGCCTTCTGCCATTATTTCCTGAGCAAACCCTAAAAAACCTTCCTTAGAGCTTCCTACGTACGTTTTAAGGCTAGATTCTTGTTCGTATGCATAAAGCTTTTCATTAAAGAGTAAAACACCATCAGGATCATTTAAAACTTCTACACCTAATGACTTATAATAACGAAGCATCCATAGGAATCTTAGATATCTTCCATCAAAAGGAGGATCTAATCTCATATGCATTAATGTATTTTTATCAATCTGATAGTCCAGAGACTCTGTGAGCTTAAAATCTTTTAAATAGCAATTATCATCTTCAAAGCTTCCTTCAAAACTATGTACCTTGAGTTTAGGAGCATCTCCATTTGATACGAAGAAGTCTTCTTCAAAAATAAGATAAGTTTCGATTCCTCTCTTTTGCAATGTTAGGGCAAACATAAGAGTTGAGTCTTTCTTTATGACGAGTTTTTCAAGGGGATCAATTAATAATATGTGCTTTTTCATTTTCCGACCTACTTTTCCCAAAGAGCCATTTTGTAAAGCTCTCATCTTGGTTAGATTCTTCAAACCTTTTGAATTCCTCTTCAATATAGTTAAAAAAATCTTTTAGGTCACCTGATATTCGGTTTCGTAGGGCCAATAATTGATCCCCTTTATTTTCATAGGTCATAAATGCAGCGAGTGAAGCTTGATTCCATTTGCGATTTAAGTAATAGCACTTCCCCTCTTCGACAGAGTGCTTCTTACAAATACTTCTAACCTTAGGAAGTATCTTACTTTCTCTAAATTCATGAACAACTTTAGAGGCCATCTCTTTTGATGTGTGTTTAGCATTTCGAAGTTTTTGATCTAACTCTCTAGCAAGCTTCACTAACTCTTGTCGCATTTGCTGATTAAATACTTTTTCCTCTTCAATTCGCTTTCCAAGCCTTAAATCATCTTTGAAATATTCAATGGCCATTTGCTTTCCAAAGTAATTTGCTAAATTCTCGTTTAGTTCAACCTCATCTTTGACAAAGAAGACAGTATGAAAGAGTTCGTGAAAAATAAGCTCAGCTAATTCAAAGTCATCAAAGTAAAAGAATGATGAGAGTATTGTATCTGTAAAATAGCCAAGAGTAGAATAAGCATAGACAGGCCTTGTGTAAGTCACTAAACCTTTTTTCTCCAAATCTTCAGCATAGTCTTTGGCCGAAGACTTTTTAAAAAATCCAAGATATGGAAAGCAGCCCATTATAGGAAAGCACTCCTTGCGTGCTTCAATTTTATTAAAATCTGAGGAGATTACAAGATAAGTGACGGCCGGATCATGAAGAATAGTTGTCTTAGAGTAGATACTCGTTTCATCTCTTTGCCAATATTCGTAGAAATACTTCTTATAAGTTTCAATTTTTCTTATTTTATCCTTATCTTTTTTGGATATACGAACATCATTTAGGACATCTTCATTCTTCTTCGCACTCGTTAGCAATTTAACCTGACCAGTTCCCTGTTCAACGAGATAGCCAAGTTTTGCACATGAGCAAAGAGAGAGAATAATAGTGAGAGTTAAACTTAATCTTAAAGTAGCCACGTAAACCCAGCGGTGTACCTTAGATCATCCTTAGCACTATTCCACTCAAAGGCCCTTATATAAGTCTGAACAGAACCGCGAAGACTCAATCTCTTAGTTAATCTAAACTTCAAACTAAATGTACCAAACATAGAATCTTGCCTCTCCTTCTTCATTGGAGAGACAGAGGTGAAGCTGTTGCCAGAAATATCACTTCGGATTGTATAATTCGTTTGCGACTCTTTAAATGTTCTCGCATAACCCAAACTAATTGAGGGTTGTATTAGAGATTTTCTCGATGCAAAAGACTGCCTAAGACCAACTCCATAAGACTTTGTTTCTATATTTGTCTGTTGCCCCAAAACTGTAATATCTAAATCAGTGTAGGTTACAGATTCATTAATCACAGTCTTGTCACTATTTTCCATATAATTCAATTCAAGAGCGGTGTATTCCCAAAGATAAGTCGCAATAGACCCTGACCAAGTTCGCGATGTATTCTTGCTATCACGATTTGTTCCGAAAACATCTTTGTCGTAACTAAAGTCCATACCAAGCTCAATAAGAGCATGTGAATTAAGTGAAAGAAGGAATATTAAAGAAATAACTGAAATTTTAAAGCGCATAAGGATACCTCATTCACTTTAATTCTACTATTTTCTACGGGCAATTGCCTGTGGTGGCACTATTTGCACGCCACCACCAGCTATCTATCTAAAATTATTGAATTGTAGGAATCCTCTTCCCTATAACATCAAGGAGTTCTCCCTGACATGAAAGAGCTGTGGTTTCGATAACCTTAACATCAACCCAATTCCATTGAAGATTTTCTTCAGGATCTCTAGGAAGAAAGTGAACAATGCGATTACAATTTGTTCTCCCCTTCCACTTCGTTTCACCTTTAAAAGTATTCTTTCCTTCAACTAGAATTCTAAAGCTCTTACCTTCCATCTCTTTTCTGATTTCAGCTTGAAGCTTTAATTGATGGGCCTGAATCTCTCTGAGTCTTGCGCCTCTAATATCATCAGTAAGATGATCTTCCATACGAGCAGCTCTTGTCTTATTTCTCTTTGAGTAAGCATATGAGTAAATAAAATCAAATCTAGCGTCATCTAATAACTTCAATGTCGCCTCATGCTCTTCATTTGTTTCATTAACAAATCCAGCAATAATATCCGTAGATATAATAATCTCCGGTTGCACTTCTCTTAGCTTATTCACTCGATCAAGGTAATGTTCAACCGTGTACTCTCTATTCATTCTCTTTAAAACAGTATTTGAACCAGACTGAATTGGAAGGTGTAAATGCTTAGATAATTTCTTAGAAACTCCATGAGTCATGATCAACTCATCTGAAATATCGTAAGGATGACTTGTCGTATATCTGATAATCTCAAGTCCCTCTAGATTCTCAAGCTCTAAAATAAGCTGAGCGAGTGATTCACCATTTTCTTTTCCATAGGAATTCACGTTTTGTCCAAGAAGAGTTACTTCTTGAATCCCTTGGTACTTAACTAGTCTTCTAATATCCTCTACTACTTCGGCAACTTTTCTTGATCGCTCTTTTCCACGAGTATAAGGAACAATACAGTACGTACAATACTTATTACATCCCTTAATAATATTGACGAAAGCTTGAGGTGTTCCGTGAGAAATTTTTGTCTCAATTGAAAAATTCTCAGACCTATCCCAACTATTAATAAAGAACTTAGAGTCTCCTGCATAAGTTCTATAAACCATGTCGTTAATTGAATCGATTGTATCGGGGCCAAAGGCGAAATCGAGATGTCTATACTTCTTAATTAACTCCTTCCCTTCAGTCTGCGCAACACAACCACCAACACCAACAACTAGATTATCTTTCTTGATGGCCTTTTGATGTTTTAAATTACCTAAGTGAGAATAGAATTTATTATTAGCAAGATCTCTTACCGCACAAGTATTAAAGAGAACAAGATCTGCATCTTCTACTTCTTCAGTTTGTGTGAAGTTTAGACTCTTTAAATGTGACATTATCCTATCAGTGTCGTGGTAATTCATCTGACAACCATAGGTTTTCATCCAAACTTTTCTTGGTGGAAATACAACTTCCCCCATTTTTACCAAACGCTGACCAGACACTTCATCTGTGAACCACTCTTCTCTTGGTCCATCTGTCGTACGTAAACCTAAACCCGTTGGGTTTTCAGTTGTATCCATAAGTAATCTCCGAATC
Proteins encoded in this window:
- a CDS encoding ATP-grasp domain-containing protein, with amino-acid sequence MKKHILLIDPLEKLVIKKDSTLMFALTLQKRGIETYLIFEEDFFVSNGDAPKLKVHSFEGSFEDDNCYLKDFKLTESLDYQIDKNTLMHMRLDPPFDGRYLRFLWMLRYYKSLGVEVLNDPDGVLLFNEKLYAYEQESSLKTYVGSSKEGFLGFAQEIMAEGHRELILKPLDLYQGIGVQKISLDDDYAAIFEDKVKQYQGPVVAQPFAKVVEQGEVRSFYFKGKELGSILKVPKKGEYLANIAQGASYSRYDLNENQRRECEKICNELAGYGVHWIAFDILGDSISEVNITCPGLVVEVSSAYKRNLCEDIIDLL
- a CDS encoding aminopeptidase, with amino-acid sequence MATLRLSLTLTIILSLCSCAKLGYLVEQGTGQVKLLTSAKKNEDVLNDVRISKKDKDKIRKIETYKKYFYEYWQRDETSIYSKTTILHDPAVTYLVISSDFNKIEARKECFPIMGCFPYLGFFKKSSAKDYAEDLEKKGLVTYTRPVYAYSTLGYFTDTILSSFFYFDDFELAELIFHELFHTVFFVKDEVELNENLANYFGKQMAIEYFKDDLRLGKRIEEEKVFNQQMRQELVKLARELDQKLRNAKHTSKEMASKVVHEFRESKILPKVRSICKKHSVEEGKCYYLNRKWNQASLAAFMTYENKGDQLLALRNRISGDLKDFFNYIEEEFKRFEESNQDESFTKWLFGKSRSENEKAHIIN
- a CDS encoding autotransporter domain-containing protein encodes the protein MRFKISVISLIFLLSLNSHALIELGMDFSYDKDVFGTNRDSKNTSRTWSGSIATYLWEYTALELNYMENSDKTVINESVTYTDLDITVLGQQTNIETKSYGVGLRQSFASRKSLIQPSISLGYARTFKESQTNYTIRSDISGNSFTSVSPMKKERQDSMFGTFSLKFRLTKRLSLRGSVQTYIRAFEWNSAKDDLRYTAGFTWLL
- the miaB gene encoding tRNA (N6-isopentenyl adenosine(37)-C2)-methylthiotransferase MiaB, translated to MDTTENPTGLGLRTTDGPREEWFTDEVSGQRLVKMGEVVFPPRKVWMKTYGCQMNYHDTDRIMSHLKSLNFTQTEEVEDADLVLFNTCAVRDLANNKFYSHLGNLKHQKAIKKDNLVVGVGGCVAQTEGKELIKKYRHLDFAFGPDTIDSINDMVYRTYAGDSKFFINSWDRSENFSIETKISHGTPQAFVNIIKGCNKYCTYCIVPYTRGKERSRKVAEVVEDIRRLVKYQGIQEVTLLGQNVNSYGKENGESLAQLILELENLEGLEIIRYTTSHPYDISDELIMTHGVSKKLSKHLHLPIQSGSNTVLKRMNREYTVEHYLDRVNKLREVQPEIIISTDIIAGFVNETNEEHEATLKLLDDARFDFIYSYAYSKRNKTRAARMEDHLTDDIRGARLREIQAHQLKLQAEIRKEMEGKSFRILVEGKNTFKGETKWKGRTNCNRIVHFLPRDPEENLQWNWVDVKVIETTALSCQGELLDVIGKRIPTIQ